One Eubacteriales bacterium mix99 genomic window carries:
- a CDS encoding ABC transporter substrate-binding protein, protein MRRTKKEANPSRLLSILMAFLLMFTGLLAGCGQDSDKKGNDGAGGTKITETKKQSESAETIYPFTITDSFDRKVTLKKEPQKVVSISPAVTEIVFALGQQDKLIGRTDYCSYPEEAAQIESIGDLMSPNIEKIVDMEPDVVIASAHFQKEVLQKLEDAGQTVVILYGEESFDGAYEAIGKIGGLFNARKAASGIIDDMKATVADVEKRVEGKEKPSVYYVVGFGEMGDYTAGKDTFVGQMIEMAGGKNAADDVEGWNYSLEKLLEKNPDVLICSKADHHKEQLKTANGYQDLDAVKNGKILEIDKNKLEIQGPRLADGLKEIAKYIHPEAFK, encoded by the coding sequence ATGAGAAGAACAAAGAAAGAGGCAAATCCATCGAGGTTATTATCCATCCTGATGGCTTTCCTGCTGATGTTTACCGGTTTGCTGGCCGGCTGCGGACAGGACAGTGACAAAAAGGGGAACGATGGTGCCGGCGGAACAAAAATAACGGAAACAAAAAAACAAAGTGAGAGTGCAGAGACAATTTATCCCTTCACCATTACCGATTCCTTTGATCGGAAGGTAACGCTGAAAAAAGAACCTCAGAAAGTGGTTTCCATCTCTCCTGCCGTTACGGAAATTGTCTTTGCTCTCGGGCAGCAGGATAAGCTGATCGGCCGGACGGATTACTGCAGCTATCCGGAGGAAGCTGCGCAGATTGAGTCCATCGGGGATCTGATGAGCCCCAATATCGAAAAAATTGTGGATATGGAACCGGATGTTGTGATCGCTTCCGCCCATTTCCAGAAGGAAGTGCTTCAGAAGCTGGAGGACGCCGGCCAGACGGTTGTGATACTGTACGGGGAAGAAAGTTTTGACGGCGCCTATGAAGCAATCGGAAAAATCGGAGGCCTTTTCAATGCCCGAAAAGCCGCATCCGGGATCATAGATGATATGAAGGCAACGGTTGCGGATGTGGAAAAGCGGGTGGAGGGAAAGGAAAAGCCAAGTGTGTACTATGTGGTGGGATTCGGAGAAATGGGAGATTATACTGCCGGAAAGGATACCTTTGTCGGTCAGATGATTGAGATGGCAGGCGGAAAAAATGCAGCCGATGATGTGGAAGGCTGGAATTACAGTCTGGAAAAACTTCTTGAAAAAAATCCGGATGTTTTGATCTGCTCCAAGGCCGACCATCACAAGGAGCAGTTGAAGACGGCCAACGGTTATCAGGATCTGGATGCCGTGAAGAACGGCAAAATACTTGAAATCGACAAGAATAAGCTGGAAATTCAGGGGCCGAGGCTGGCGGATGGTCTGAAGGAGATCGCCAAATACATTCATCCGGAAGCTTTTAAATAG
- a CDS encoding cob(I)yrinic acid a,c-diamide adenosyltransferase, protein MEGLVHIYTGDGKGKTTAAVGLGLRAWGRGKKVLMVQFLKGMESGELTAIDKLGEGFTVNRGRFMSKFTWDMSQEERKKSEALQNQQLEYALKQMKTDQWDMLILDEIMAAITTGMVRQEDVLALIEDKPDRLELVLTGRNAPGQLVDAADYVSEIREVKHPFQRGIGARLGIEN, encoded by the coding sequence ATGGAAGGCCTGGTCCATATTTATACCGGTGACGGAAAGGGAAAGACCACAGCTGCCGTTGGCCTGGGGCTCCGCGCATGGGGCAGGGGAAAGAAAGTCCTGATGGTACAATTCCTGAAAGGAATGGAAAGCGGAGAGCTGACTGCCATTGATAAACTGGGAGAAGGATTTACAGTGAACCGGGGCAGATTCATGAGCAAATTTACCTGGGATATGAGTCAGGAGGAGCGAAAGAAATCAGAGGCTCTTCAGAACCAGCAGCTGGAATATGCTCTGAAGCAAATGAAGACGGATCAATGGGACATGCTGATTCTGGATGAGATCATGGCGGCCATTACGACCGGGATGGTGCGGCAGGAGGATGTTCTGGCGCTGATTGAGGACAAACCGGATCGGCTGGAGCTTGTTCTGACCGGACGGAATGCTCCGGGCCAACTGGTGGACGCAGCCGATTATGTTTCCGAGATACGGGAAGTGAAGCATCCATTTCAGCGGGGGATTGGAGCCCGGTTGGGAATAGAGAATTGA
- a CDS encoding MBL fold metallo-hydrolase has product MKVQILGTAAAEGIPGIFCNCPVCEHARRAGGREIRTRSQSIINDKYLIDFPMDSYLHSLRYHIDFHKIQHIIITHPHDDHFYPNDLEYRRPPFAYSAEGSCLNVYGPGSLKEEHPEFPSEASRDYIKVHYWEAYHTYPVGELRVTPLTARHDQRFECFVYIIEAGGKRLFYGHDSGFLPERSMEMVRNTHLDCAFFDVTSGRSRDGKYHMGLEDDIGMRDDMRAAGCVDENTVFVLNHLSHNGRLTHEQLEKAASENGFLAAYDGFTVEF; this is encoded by the coding sequence ATGAAGGTTCAAATTCTGGGGACAGCTGCAGCAGAAGGAATTCCGGGGATATTCTGCAACTGCCCTGTCTGTGAGCATGCACGGAGGGCCGGCGGCAGGGAGATCCGTACACGGTCACAGTCCATCATCAATGACAAATATCTGATTGATTTTCCGATGGATTCCTATCTGCATTCCCTGAGGTATCATATTGATTTTCATAAAATTCAACATATTATTATAACCCATCCCCATGATGATCATTTTTATCCCAACGATCTGGAATATCGGCGGCCTCCGTTTGCCTATTCTGCGGAGGGCTCCTGTCTCAATGTGTATGGACCAGGCTCCCTGAAGGAAGAGCACCCTGAATTTCCTTCGGAGGCAAGCAGGGATTACATAAAGGTCCACTATTGGGAGGCTTATCATACCTATCCGGTGGGTGAGCTTCGTGTGACCCCCCTGACGGCGCGGCATGACCAGAGATTCGAATGCTTTGTATACATAATCGAAGCGGGTGGAAAGCGGCTGTTTTACGGACATGATTCCGGTTTTCTTCCGGAGCGGAGCATGGAGATGGTCCGGAATACACATCTGGACTGTGCATTTTTTGATGTGACATCCGGGCGGTCCAGGGACGGAAAGTACCATATGGGCCTGGAGGATGACATCGGGATGCGGGACGATATGAGAGCGGCCGGCTGTGTGGACGAAAACACGGTATTTGTCCTGAACCATCTGTCCCATAACGGCAGACTGACCCATGAGCAGCTGGAGAAAGCTGCTTCGGAAAATGGATTCCTGGCAGCCTATGACGGATTTACAGTGGAGTTCTGA
- a CDS encoding heme ABC transporter ATP-binding protein, translated as MESGNQEKSTDPAQYPVAVRDLSWSYGGRRVLSDITLSFEEGKLYSIIGPNGSGKTTLLRNIAKSLEPAAGSVFLNGTDIMDLSTRDVAGKLSVVPQNTYIDFDFTVRDIVLMGRNPYIRRLRSESREDMAAAEHAMRLTNTWDFRGKSINEVSGGERQRALVARALAQDTAVMLLDEPVSQLDLHHQIELMDMVRSLTQDRKRTVISVMHDLNLAARYSDFLILLNEGRIVCQGTPWQVLTRKNIETVYRLDSCIVNNPVTGKPYIIYAKGI; from the coding sequence GTGGAATCCGGGAATCAGGAGAAAAGCACAGATCCGGCACAATATCCGGTGGCGGTCCGTGACCTGAGCTGGAGCTACGGCGGCCGGCGGGTTCTTTCCGATATCACTTTGTCTTTTGAAGAAGGAAAGCTCTACAGCATCATTGGTCCCAACGGATCGGGCAAGACAACCTTGCTCCGGAATATTGCAAAAAGCCTGGAGCCTGCAGCCGGTTCCGTTTTCCTGAATGGTACGGACATTATGGATTTGAGCACCCGGGATGTGGCAGGAAAGCTTTCTGTTGTTCCGCAGAATACCTATATTGATTTTGATTTTACCGTCCGGGATATCGTCCTGATGGGGAGAAACCCCTATATCAGGCGATTGAGGTCCGAAAGCCGGGAGGACATGGCTGCTGCGGAGCACGCCATGCGATTGACCAACACCTGGGATTTCAGGGGAAAGAGCATCAATGAAGTCAGCGGCGGCGAAAGGCAGAGGGCTCTTGTCGCAAGGGCCCTTGCACAGGATACGGCCGTCATGCTGCTGGATGAACCGGTGTCCCAGCTGGACCTGCACCATCAGATTGAATTGATGGACATGGTGCGCTCCCTGACGCAGGACAGAAAGCGCACCGTCATATCGGTGATGCATGATCTCAATCTGGCTGCCCGGTACAGCGATTTCCTGATCCTGCTGAACGAAGGACGGATCGTTTGCCAGGGCACTCCCTGGCAGGTCCTGACCAGGAAAAACATTGAGACGGTGTATCGTCTGGACAGCTGCATTGTAAATAACCCCGTCACGGGAAAGCCCTATATCATTTATGCAAAGGGGATTTGA
- a CDS encoding GGGtGRT protein gives MALFEGYERRIDKINGVLNEYGIASVEEAGDICRKTGISPYDIVKSIQPIAFENAGWAYTVGSAIAVKKDVRSAAEAAEAIGIGLQSFCIPGSVAEDRKVGLGHGNLGAMLLRDETKCFAFLAGHESFAAAEGAIGIVKNANKARREPLRVILNGLGKDAAQIISRINGFTYVQTQFDYAAGKISVLREIVYSRGERAQVRCYGADDVREGVAIMHLEGVDVSITGNSTNPTRFQHPVAGTYKKECVEQGKKYFSVASGGGTGRTLHPDNMAAGPASYGMTDTMGRMHSDAQFAGSSSVPAHVEMMGFLGMGNNPMVGATVAVAVAVAEALRN, from the coding sequence ATGGCATTATTTGAAGGCTATGAGCGTCGCATAGATAAAATCAACGGCGTATTGAACGAGTATGGTATCGCTTCCGTTGAGGAGGCCGGAGATATCTGCAGAAAAACCGGTATTTCTCCTTATGACATCGTAAAGTCCATTCAGCCTATCGCATTTGAAAATGCCGGCTGGGCTTATACTGTGGGGTCTGCCATCGCTGTCAAAAAGGATGTCAGATCGGCGGCGGAAGCGGCGGAAGCCATCGGCATCGGACTCCAGAGTTTTTGCATTCCCGGCAGTGTGGCGGAGGACCGCAAGGTTGGGCTGGGTCATGGAAATCTTGGTGCCATGCTGCTGCGGGACGAAACAAAATGCTTTGCCTTCCTTGCCGGACATGAGAGCTTTGCAGCCGCCGAAGGCGCCATTGGTATCGTGAAAAATGCAAACAAGGCCCGCAGGGAACCGCTTCGCGTCATTCTCAACGGACTTGGCAAGGATGCGGCACAGATTATCTCCCGCATCAATGGTTTTACCTACGTGCAGACACAATTCGATTATGCTGCCGGTAAGATCAGCGTTCTGCGCGAGATTGTCTACTCCAGGGGGGAACGGGCGCAGGTACGCTGCTACGGAGCGGACGATGTACGCGAAGGCGTGGCGATTATGCACCTGGAAGGTGTGGACGTGTCCATCACCGGGAATTCCACAAATCCCACCCGATTCCAGCATCCTGTTGCCGGAACCTACAAAAAGGAGTGCGTGGAGCAAGGGAAAAAGTATTTTTCCGTAGCATCGGGAGGCGGCACGGGCCGCACGCTGCATCCGGATAATATGGCAGCCGGTCCCGCTTCCTACGGAATGACCGATACAATGGGGCGTATGCACTCGGACGCACAGTTTGCCGGCTCCAGCTCTGTTCCGGCCCACGTGGAAATGATGGGCTTTCTCGGTATGGGGAACAATCCAATGGTTGGAGCTACTGTTGCCGTGGCTGTTGCAGTTGCAGAGGCATTGAGGAATTGA
- a CDS encoding DNA mismatch repair protein MutS, with translation MKGNLMFRDRDLNLKAEPCFGKNILTEDLQLKRMLHVMAQGDETIYAACDTALFCPLQSAEGIRYRQENLRDALRNPDAVRRLYEITVETEKKRKDSWHWLSSAYLSSTLSSAVELMKIYIGMLMKLRRVADNYLPDFQSEGFRNLLTGFQRELNDDYLAEAHAHLKDLQDGDGLLISAVPGNTLQGIHYVLRRKNRKGFWWRWRFAPSYTIAHRDDAGAADLERRCGRAANEATNALAQAAEHMEHFFATLRGELAFYVGCLNLADVLGKLGMPITFPSLLSVNSRDRSWMGLYDVSLALAKNATVVGNDLKAAGKQLYLITGANQGGKTTFLRSMGQAQLMAQCGMFVGAKGFTVPIRSMVLSHFKKEEDVTLQSGKLEEELIRMSEAADHLGKNALMLFNESFAATNEREGSEISKQITKALVENGVEVFSVTHLYSYAAAFSGSSQTQFLRAQRLDNGERTFRMISGEPLKTAFGEDLYRKIFV, from the coding sequence ATGAAGGGAAATCTGATGTTCCGGGACAGGGATTTAAATTTGAAAGCGGAGCCCTGTTTTGGAAAGAATATTCTAACCGAAGATCTGCAGCTGAAGCGCATGCTGCATGTTATGGCACAGGGCGACGAAACTATTTATGCAGCATGTGATACAGCTCTTTTTTGCCCCCTGCAATCGGCGGAGGGAATTCGCTACAGACAGGAAAACCTGAGGGATGCACTAAGAAATCCGGATGCTGTGCGGCGGCTCTATGAAATTACAGTCGAAACAGAAAAGAAAAGAAAGGATTCCTGGCATTGGCTGTCTTCCGCTTATCTGTCCAGTACTTTATCAAGCGCCGTTGAGCTCATGAAGATCTATATCGGGATGCTTATGAAACTGCGCCGGGTTGCAGACAACTATCTTCCGGACTTTCAATCGGAAGGCTTTCGGAATTTACTGACCGGGTTTCAACGGGAACTGAACGACGATTACCTTGCCGAAGCCCATGCTCATTTGAAGGATCTGCAGGATGGGGACGGCCTACTGATCAGTGCTGTACCCGGGAATACTCTGCAGGGGATTCATTATGTGCTCCGTCGGAAAAATCGAAAGGGGTTCTGGTGGAGGTGGCGCTTTGCTCCTTCCTATACCATTGCTCACCGTGACGATGCCGGGGCTGCAGATCTCGAGCGGCGCTGCGGGCGCGCCGCCAACGAAGCGACAAATGCGCTGGCACAGGCAGCAGAGCATATGGAACATTTCTTTGCCACACTGCGCGGTGAGTTGGCGTTTTATGTCGGATGTTTGAATTTGGCGGATGTTTTGGGGAAGCTGGGAATGCCCATTACTTTCCCAAGTCTGCTTTCCGTAAACAGCAGGGACCGTTCCTGGATGGGCTTGTATGATGTAAGCCTGGCATTGGCGAAAAATGCAACAGTGGTTGGCAATGACCTGAAAGCTGCCGGCAAGCAACTGTATCTTATCACCGGTGCAAATCAGGGCGGGAAAACTACATTCCTGCGAAGCATGGGGCAAGCGCAGCTCATGGCTCAATGCGGGATGTTCGTGGGGGCAAAGGGCTTTACTGTCCCGATTCGCAGCATGGTTCTTTCTCATTTTAAGAAGGAGGAGGATGTCACCCTGCAAAGTGGTAAACTGGAGGAGGAACTTATCCGCATGAGTGAGGCAGCTGACCACCTGGGGAAAAATGCGCTGATGCTTTTTAATGAATCCTTTGCTGCTACCAATGAGCGTGAGGGATCAGAGATCAGCAAGCAAATCACAAAGGCGCTTGTCGAAAATGGTGTGGAGGTCTTTTCGGTAACGCATCTTTACAGTTATGCCGCTGCATTTTCCGGCAGCAGTCAAACACAGTTCCTGCGGGCACAGAGGCTGGATAATGGGGAACGTACCTTTCGTATGATATCGGGTGAGCCATTGAAAACAGCTTTTGGCGAGGATTTGTACCGAAAAATATTTGTATGA
- a CDS encoding iron ABC transporter permease, giving the protein MTFLQKKKQYGILFLIALIVLFFLMILSGTLGAADISFLESLRIMVSGVPLLRRLADVGSIRSSSRMILWNVRLPRIFLSALIGAGLSVVGSTFQSMFRNPMADPYILGISSGASAGATAAIVLGWGGMVGGMGVIALFAFAGALLTTLLVYRIARIGNRIPTLGLILAGVAVGFFLSSLVNIMMFFHRDQMDRIVMWTMGSLATATWSQVRILFPVVLSGSVVLFAFARDLNAMSTGEETAKSLGIEVEKVKKLLLALSSLIIACCVSTAGVIGFVGLIVPHSIRLVLGSDQRAVIPFSAVAGAVFLVLCDTLARNLIPPSEIPVGAVTSLFGAPFFVYLLHRNKKKVM; this is encoded by the coding sequence ATGACTTTTTTACAAAAGAAGAAACAATACGGGATCCTGTTTCTGATCGCTCTGATTGTCTTGTTTTTCCTGATGATTTTATCCGGCACCCTGGGGGCCGCAGACATTTCCTTTCTGGAATCCCTTCGCATTATGGTATCGGGGGTTCCCCTGCTGCGCCGGCTTGCGGATGTCGGTTCCATACGTTCTTCCTCCCGTATGATACTGTGGAATGTGCGGCTGCCGCGTATTTTCCTGTCGGCCCTGATCGGGGCCGGGCTTTCTGTTGTCGGCTCCACCTTTCAGAGCATGTTTCGGAATCCCATGGCGGATCCCTATATTCTCGGCATTTCATCCGGCGCATCTGCCGGTGCCACGGCAGCCATTGTCCTGGGATGGGGCGGAATGGTGGGCGGCATGGGAGTTATCGCCCTGTTTGCCTTTGCGGGAGCTCTTCTGACGACTTTGCTGGTCTATCGGATTGCCAGAATCGGAAATCGGATTCCGACGCTGGGACTGATTCTGGCTGGAGTGGCGGTGGGTTTTTTCCTGTCTTCCCTGGTCAATATCATGATGTTCTTTCATCGGGACCAGATGGATCGGATCGTCATGTGGACCATGGGCAGCCTGGCGACAGCCACCTGGAGTCAGGTGAGGATTCTCTTTCCGGTGGTGCTGTCGGGCTCCGTCGTTCTCTTTGCCTTTGCAAGAGATCTGAATGCCATGTCCACCGGAGAGGAAACGGCAAAAAGTCTGGGCATTGAAGTGGAAAAGGTGAAAAAGCTTCTGCTGGCGCTCTCTTCCCTTATCATCGCCTGCTGTGTCTCCACTGCCGGCGTGATCGGATTTGTAGGCCTGATCGTGCCCCATTCCATTCGACTGGTACTGGGATCTGACCAGAGAGCGGTAATTCCGTTTTCCGCGGTGGCGGGGGCTGTTTTTCTGGTGCTGTGCGATACTTTGGCAAGGAATCTGATTCCCCCGTCTGAAATCCCTGTTGGGGCTGTGACTTCGCTGTTTGGCGCGCCGTTCTTTGTGTATCTGCTGCATCGGAACAAAAAGAAGGTGATGTGA